GGGAGGCCTCCAGGCCCTCCCGATGCAAGAGGGGCCGAAAATGTCCCAGTTGCTGCAATCTCTGCAGCCCACTTCTGTAAGCTTGACTTTGTTCTTCTCTGTGAGAGATCATGAACAAAAATAACACCTAAAAAGAAATTTTAGGcaaggaggagaagaagaatTACAATCATAAATACACAAGCAAATAACTTAAACAACTCAATGAAACATTCAGTTGCTGGTTTTCACCAGAAGCTCTAATATCTCGACCAGACCTCATTTGAACCATCATCctttaattattttcatttaaGTCCTCTAGTTTCTGATATCATTCCCCATTAGATTTTAAAGGATATATGATACAAGTTCAATATACAAAGTGATTACACAAGGTTGATAGAGAGAATTGGATGGCCAAAGTATAACTTATTCAAAAAGTTAGCAAGAGAATAATTACTTTTTTGCTGATCAATTGGACTAGGCTAATAGTCCAAATCGAGCACATGCTCGGCAAAATTTGCTGATCAATTTGTTAACTAGTAGCTGCAAATTCTGATCACTCAGAATTGGATCATGATAGACATATAAGCAAATTCGGAGAGACCATAATCATGATTTGCTGATTTGATCAGCAAAATCAGCAAATTGATCAGCTACTATTTGGACTAGGCTAATAGTTAACAAATGGAGAGTGGCTGAGAGATCATAAATCAACCCTCCAGAGTTAAGTGAAAATATAGTGGAATCAGTAATTATGTGGTAgtacaaaaattaaacatcaCAAAACGACGCCTTCTCTTGGGTAACACTATTCAGAAAAATTAAGTGTGAGTAATGGACAGGGTCTCTCTCTTGAGcagttttgctacatttttTAGCATAGCACATGCACAGATTAGTGTTTGTTTTTCACGTAGGTGGGATAATCCCTTGTtatcatcaataaaaaaatgatctacatttgctttaaaaaaaatggacaGGGTCAGGAAGCTAGGTGATCCATTACCTTGGATGGTAATATCAATAGGGAAGGCCAGGACGACTTATGTTTATGGACATCCAAAAAAGATTAAGGCCTAGTAAACCTGTATTCTTAAAGATATGTGCCATGCTTGCAGTCAGATTTTGAATGTTTTCTACAACAGTTCCGTAACATGTTATTAGAGGGATTGGAAGGCAGCTTTATAACTTTTAGTACTTCTCATAAACATTCTCATAATTTTAAGTCTCAAGTGTATCTCTTCTCCTGGTTATCTTACTCATTGTTCCAACCATAAAAGCACAACATATTCAAGAGTAACAGAACTCATGAAAATTCCAGGTATTGGCAATATTAAACTTTTCCAAAACCATCCTCTATATATATTTTACATCCATTCATGCCAATCATTTCCAAGCACATGGTAAGGATTTTCACTTGAGCTAGAAACCCATTGCTTACCATTGATTTGTGAATAGAATAGAGAACGACAGTCTTTGTATCTTTCATGTCCTGATATATCCCAAAGCTCAACAAAAAAATCCCTCTCCTTGTCACCTTCAATGTTATTTGATGAGCTGCCAGATGATCTGTAAGTTATATGCTGCAACAATGAAATCACAAcataaaaaaacaaaatcaaactGCAGGTGGAGGATAGCATTTCAGTAATGGAGTATAGAGTCTGACCGTGACTTCAACAGAACAGCCGATTGTTTGGGAAGGGCGAGTTATGGAAGAACCTCTGACAATCAGATGAGCAAGAGAACTTTTCCCCACACCTAAACAGTAGATTTAAATTAGGATATAGTatttgggggaaaaaaaaaaagaaccaaagaTGAAGGCTCTGTTTCAGCAGCACACAAAACTTATGAAATTGGCTTGCTAAATTATAATACATTAGAACTGAAACTGTGCTTCAACTTCAACACATACTAATGCCATTCCCCACATTTTTTTATTCCCACAAGTTTATAACCATAATGTTGAACAAAGGTTACCAGCATAAAGTGGAATCACATGAACCACATCAACATGTTCCAAAGCACAAGATTGCATATAGCATCACTTTCTGGAGTAAGAAAAGCTACAAATGCCTACAACAGTATAGAAGTTTCTCCAAAATCTCTATAACTGCGAAGCTCTCTACTAGTAGCTCTTGAAATACATGTGATCTTTATGTTGTCCTCTCACTGTAACCTAAGAGTATTGATCGTATAAATTAGAAAGTTAAACCTGGGATGCCAACCAGGAGAAAACATGAAATGAATAAAACATGCTAAAAGGGGCAGCTTCTTTTAACACCCTTAAGGACGATAGGTGCTCTGGTAAGAGAAGAAGTATCCAGATGGACAAATTTTCTCCAAGC
The genomic region above belongs to Coffea eugenioides isolate CCC68of unplaced genomic scaffold, Ceug_1.0 ScVebR1_2060;HRSCAF=3021, whole genome shotgun sequence and contains:
- the LOC113756203 gene encoding small GTPase LIP1-like translates to MFWRDRGTTATSRSSTSSFSSSRDNSSREHNGGPPYGQVRVLIIGDSGVGKSSLAHLIVRGSSITRPSQTIGCSVEVTHITYRSSGSSSNNIEGDKERDFFVELWDISGHERYKDCRSLFYSQINGVIFVHDLSQRRTKSSLQKWAAEIAATGTFSAPLASGGPGGLPVPYIVIGNKADIAAKEGIRGSSGNLVDAARQWVEKQGLLPSSEELPLTESFPGSGGLVA